One Mus pahari chromosome 10, PAHARI_EIJ_v1.1, whole genome shotgun sequence genomic window, TGTAATTCTGCCGTGTTTCTGTTAAGACAGTTAAAGCCCAACATCAAGCAACCAACTGACAGCAGCAGAAATAATACCTGCTTTTCCTGACCTTAATTCAGATCCTCGAGACCTGGTGGCCACCTAACTGCTCCCTGCTGCTCACAGGCAGGGCTTCCTTCATTTCtcaccagcctggctttgaactgcAGGCACATCACCACTGGGCATGGCCGGTGTGGACCAGCGTGGGGGCACCATCCAGGTGCAGGGCCAGAACCTCTTCTTCAGAGAGGCCCGGCCTGGCAGTGGGCAGCTTGTCCGCTTCTCTGTGCTGCTGTTGCATGGTATCCGCTTCTCCTCGGAGACTTGGCAGAACCTGGGTACTCTGCAGAGGCTGGCCGAGGCTGGCTACAGAGCTGTGGCCATTGATCTGCCAGGTACTTCTGGGGCCTGGCTTCTGGGCCAGGGTTGGGGAAAACGTGAGTCTGGAGGACTGGAAGGACTCTGCTGGGCTCTGTGCTTGGCAGTCAGATAGCTAGACCTTTGAACTTGTCTAGTCCTGCTCTAGAAGGGTCAATACATGGTTCAGCTGGTTTTCCCTGGTCCTGGGCCTGTGTCTCGATGCCTTTGGGCTCACTTCCCTCATCTGTAATGGTAGGTACCACATTCCTGCTGGTGGTGACTGTCCCTTGTGAGCACGGAAGGAGGTCACTGTATGAATGTATTAGCTAGTATGTAATGACAAGCAGTAGAGGGTGCCCAGTTGATGGGAAGCAAAGTACCTGGATAGAACCATATTCAGTCTGATGACAGCACTAACAGCGAGTCTTCCAGAGTCTTGGGAAGCAGGGCCTGATGGCTAGCTAAGGACCTGGTCTCCTATTTGCAAGCAGAGTCCTTGAGCTGGGCCCTGAGGGAGGTGGGAACTGCTTCCAAATTGCTTAACAGAACCTGAATGACCAGGCTCCACCGCTTTCAGTGTGGAGTGAGGAATTGGAGACATAGCCTATCTGACAGGATCTAATCCCCTCACGGGCTAGAGCTGATACAGTTTCAGGTTTCAAGGGCAGATTTCCAGCCTGGCCAGGCTAGCTTCCAACAGTGGGTTGGGCTCAGCTTCACGGGAAGATCTACACTAATgttgttgggggcgggggggaggcgACTGGTAGGTCCCACTGCCGAAGCACACTCCTCCAGTGTCAAGTTGCGGCTCCGTGCCTTTTAAACAGTTAATTTATACAACTTTAAATGGCGGGCACATTCCTTATCCCTTTTAAACAGATACGGAAACTGCAGCTGAGGAGGGCTAAGAGGTTTATTTTAACCTGTGGTCATCTTTAGAGTAAACAGGGAGACCTGGGACTCAGACCAGCCCTGATAGACCCCAGAGCTTCATTCTCTTCAGGACACTGTTAGTGCAAACACAAACATAAGAATTGTCTTGTTCTCGCCACAGATATACTACACTGGGCTGTGGGCGCGAATGAATTCAGTCTACTGCTGGGTGTTACGGGAACCTGGGCATGGAGCGGAGGAAGGGACCCTTCCCATTCATTGCCCTTGTCTCTCCTACGCCCGACTCCCTGCAGGTCTTGGGCAATCCAAGGAAGCAGCAGCCCCTGCCCCTATTGGGGAACTGGCCCCTGGcagcttcctggctgctgtggtGGATGCCCTGGGGCTGGGACCCCCAGTTGTGATCAGTCCATCATTGAGTGGCATGTATTCACTGCCCTTCCTCGTGGCCCCCGGGTCCCAACTCCGGGGCTTTGTACCAGTGGCTCCTATCTGCACAGACAAAATCAACGCTGAGGACTACACCAGTGTGAaggtaccgtgtgtgtgtgtgtgtgtgtgtgtgtgtgtgtgtgtgtgtctgtgtgtgtcactgagatggtatctcaggagCAAGGCGGGGTCCATCCCTGGGTCTTCTTCATCTGGGAGCTGGGTAACCAATCAGGTGGTTTCTGGGGAGACCCCTTTCGGTTGACTTAGTGGATTGTTATGCCAATCCCTGTATAAGACTGTGTACTGGGGAAAGCACAAACCAAGGTCTCCACCCACTGTATCCGCATGTCTCTCCTCAGGAGGGCAGGAAGAGACTAAAGAGGTGGTGAGGCCGGAAGCTAACCCTTAGAAGGTGGGCTGGTACGACCAGCCTCcgattctgttttcctttccttccccttagACTCCAGCTCTCATTGTATATGGAGATCAGGACCCCATGGGCTCCTCCAGCTTTCAACACCTGAAGCAGCTGCCCAANCACAGAGTGCTGGTCATGGAAGGGGCGGGGCATCCCTGTTACTTGGACAAGCCTGATGAGTGGCATAAGGGGCTGCTGGATTTCCTGCAAGGGCTAGCCTGAGACTCAGTCCCGACTGCCTGCTCTAGGATCTCTTGCTGTCTTCTcctggtctctggcttctgcctcaCCTGTAGCAGGTCTGTCTATACATCTGTCTGGGTTCctatcatttctgtttttctcttgcaGTGACAGATCAGATCAAGGAGGTAAAATCAAGTGGAAAAAGCGTCGGGTTCAAGGGGAGAACTCTGATTGTGGGTAATCCTTAAACTTCCTCTATAGGCTCCCGCTTGGTTCTCAAGTCTGCCTTACTTTACTTTCGGATCCATCTCCCTCTNCAGCAGCTCCACAGGACAGCCATTccttctgctcccctacccttAGNCCACAGATAACATACGGGTATGCCTGTTTAGATCCATCCCACATCCAGACAGAACCTTTCCCTTGGGAGCAGCACAGGGGTCCCACATTCTGTGTAGCTTGCACAGGTACACGTGCAGTTTCCTGAAGGACGGAGGGAGTCTTTTTGTAAGAGACCCACTTGCCAGGATAAAAATATGGCCAACCCTGGATCTCTCTTTCCTACCCCTTGCAACTGGTCCCAGACCAAAATTGCCTCCTCAGAAGGGGAGGTGCTTTTCAAATCTNCTCCCTTCTTCTTGGGGGCTGCACACCTCCCCAGGTAATCAAGCACGAGTCTTCTCAGCCAAGCCCATTTCCTGCCCTGAGGTTTGGGAGTGGGATGAGGAGAGGAGACCGACTGCGGAGGTCCCTGAAATAAAGTGATACAATTAAACCTCACATGCTTTTGCTGTATCCGGAGCgccgcccctcccccttccccttggGACTGCCACTGTgggctcctcccccaccctggcgGGACCAGATGGTCCCCCTGCCCTTTGTCCACTAGGCCagatggagggaaagggagattggattcccctccccacccacataCATCCAGGTGCCAAGAGACTCAGCTGAGGGGGGAGGTGTAGGTCAGTGGGACCCATATGAGCCGATTACCGAAAGGGGGAGAGTATCTGCTCTgagatgggggaagggcaggCTCATTTacccccaccaacacacacacacacatacacacatacacatacatacacccctACCCCTTTCTTAGTAAAGGAGTTAATGGCACTCTGACCCTTAAAACCCTAACTCCAAAAGGAATTTGGCAGTAGATTTGAAGGATCACGGGACAGGTTGTTTAAGGGCCAAACGGCTCTCAGGCCCCTCCTCCAGCTGGTCGGGTAGCCTCTCCTGGGAGGACCAGGGCCAGGGTCGGACAGTGCGGACGCCGGAGATAGCGGGTCTAGGTGGGCTGGACCCCGGAGTGAAGGATGGTGAAGAAGCAAGAGCCGGGGCAGGGCGGAGGGCCGTGGGACAGAAGCCGGGAGGCGCGGCCAGGACTGAGATGAAGGCTGCGGGGAGCTCCGCAGAAGCGCTGGGCGGGAAGGACAGGCCGGGAGAGAGCCATACAGGGAGGATCCGGGGCCCCTGGTGAGCCGCATGGGAAGGGTCCATCGCTCCCTCCCGGAAACGACGGATGCTTCGGGCGCCGGACcgcgcggggcggggcggggcggggcgggcggcTGCGGCACTGGGGCTGCTGGGGCGGGCCCGCCGCGCTGTAATCGGAtccggggagggggcggggcggggccgggccaGGCgggccggggggtgggggtgggggggcgcgGAGCCGGGCTCCGGGCCTGCCGGGCTCCGCGCCTGTCAAACCCCTCATTGTTCGCAGCTGATGTCACTCGCAGTTGTGAGCGGCCGCCTTTCCCGGGGACAATGTGGGACTGAGCGGCCCAGCCGCcgcgccgccgctgccgccgccgcagAACAGCCCCAGCGAGGTAAGGCGCGGGCCGGGCGGGGCACCGCGGGCCATTGAAGTTTGGGGGTTcgctgggggggggcggggaatcCGCTCCAGTGTGCACCCGACCGcggtcctgggggggggggaacgctGCGAAGAACACGTTTTCTGTCCAATGCGGCTGAGGCCTGTACAGGTGGGGGGCGTTGGTTTTCCAGGGGAACACCCCACTACAGGGAGGGGTTTCTTGGACCTTGGGTACCAGGTTTGAGGCTCTCATCCTGTTTGCCGTTTCTGCCCTTTGAGCTTGCTCTCAGTTCTGGACCTCATGTCCCGGGTTCGGGTTTTACTTCGTCTGCCATTCTCCGCAGCTcctggctcacacacacaccccttcccatTCTCTGCAGTCCTTAGGGGAGCCAGACACAGACCTCCAGGCCAAGGTGGATGGAGATAGTTGGGAGCACAGTGTTCTCCCTTTTCCTGTGGCTCTTCATCTCTAGCTCTGACCTAGCTTCTTGGCTGGGGTACTGGGGATGGAGGTGAAGGGGCTCTGCCACATACTTAAACCTGGCCTTCATGCATCCCTGGCCAGGAGAGGGAGGTGCCCACCTCCTCACACTCCTAAACCAGGCCCGCCATCTTGAGACCTGTGGCACCCAGGGCCCCGCCCCACCCCGGCACCCAAGGGAATGGTCCTCCAGGGTCCAttcacaccccttctctcagaatgTGTGGCTTTGGGTTCCCACCAAGCCAAGGACAGTTACCTTCTTCCTGGACCAACAAGGCATGTGTCCCCAGGGTTCCTGTCTTCCCTATAAACACACCAAGCTTTGGCCAGGAGTTGATCTCTGGCATTCAGTGCTCAGTGGGGTCACCGTGGTGGCCCCAGGGCCAACATCTGGGAGGGTCTATTGTTTTTTCCATTTGAGAATATTATCTTTCTAGGTCCTGGAACCCCCCCTTGACTTTCAAAGCACCCCTATCCCAGCCCCCACCCCGTAGCCTTCATCAGCACGCAGGCTCAGGCTGCCCAAACACAAGGGGATTGTTCTCTTTGCATGCTCAGGGTGGGGGGCTGGGAGCGGGCGGCCCACACACCCTGGCAGGCCCAGGCTGCAGAGAGGCTGGCTTGCCCCACCCTGTGTCCCCAGACAGGCTCTGTCCACCCGCCCACTCTCCTCTAGCCTCCATCCCCAGTGCCTAGctcctgaaggaaagaaagagcgcTAAGCTGTACAGGTGGACCCACGGGGTCTCCTGGCCTGCCCGACGCCTCCCATGCAGTCCTCTAAacagctcccttcctccctaggCCCCAGGTTCCTCTCTTGATTGGTGAGGCTTTTCCAGTTGTGATTGGCTGAGCCCACCTTCATGCTGTGAAGCCTATCTCTCACTCCAGGGTTCCTACCGGCTCCTCTTCCTGCTAGGGGACCCAGTCTGGTTGCTCGGAATTCTCAAATTCCTCACTTCAGCAACGTGCCCAGGGAGCCCAGCAGAAACAGGGGTTGGGATGCTGAGTGAACTCTGAACTTGGAGTGCTAACCAGGCGTGTCCTAACTGCCCACGTGCTCAGTCCCCCGGCCCCAGGATTCTAAGGCTGCTGGTTTCTGATATTCCAAGGCCTGTGAGCCCTGACCCCTCCTCCCCTTACCCCCCAGggccagatcctgtctcaaatttcCTATTCTTTTGTAGCAGAAAGATAGGCTTAGAAATGCCCAGTGGGCCTCCTTTGACTTGCTGTCTTTGGaaggcacagaggccagaggaattTCATCTGGTTTGAAAGTTGGGGAGGGAGGGCTCCGTGGAGGAGGAGGCTTTTGAGAAGAATTTTGCCAAAGATGTGAAGGGGATAAGTGTTTTAAGCTGGCATTATGTGCCAGGTTCTGTCTGAGGCCTGGAGTTGctaggcctgttttgtggccggGTCTGTATAAGGAATGGAGCAGAGAAGTTGGTAGGAGCCGGACCATGGAGACCTCTATTACTGATGCACAGGTCAGGTTTTAATCCCTTTGGGTCTCAGGGAATCATGGATGGTTGTTAAATAGCAGAGGGAGCGTACAGTCTTCAGCATGGAGATCTGCAATTAGAGAGCTCTTTCCACTTGGATAGACAGTACCAGTGA contains:
- the Abhd14b gene encoding protein ABHD14B codes for the protein MAGVDQRGGTIQVQGQNLFFREARPGSGQLVRFSVLLLHGIRFSSETWQNLGTLQRLAEAGYRAVAIDLPGLGQSKEAAAPAPIGELAPGSFLAAVVDALGLGPPVVISPSLSGMYSLPFLVAPGSQLRGFVPVAPICTDKINAEDYTSVKTPALIVYGDQDPMGSSSFQHLKQLPXHRVLVMEGAGHPCYLDKPDEWHKGLLDFLQGLA